One genomic segment of Suncus etruscus isolate mSunEtr1 chromosome 15, mSunEtr1.pri.cur, whole genome shotgun sequence includes these proteins:
- the ANGPTL8 gene encoding angiopoietin-like protein 8, translating into MTAPRASPTMAVLSMCLLCALAFVPTLAAPVGDPTPAQQEELTLLFHGALQLGQALNGVYRATETRLREASHSLGLYGQTLGFLGQELSHGRDAALKLRTNLLEMQVEEDILKLQAEATAEMLGEVAQGQLVLRETMQRLETQLRGAWLGPANQEFEALKARADKQSHVIWALTGHVQRQKQEMEAQQRRLRQIQER; encoded by the exons ATGACTGCACCCAGAGCCTCACCCACTATGGCTGTGCTCAGCATGTGCCTTCTCTGTGCTCTGGCCTTTGTGCCCACCCTGGCGGCCCCTGTGGGGGACCCAACACCAGCCCAGCAGGAGGAGCTCACGCTTCTCTTTCACGGGGCCTTGCAGCTGGGGCAAGCCCTCAATGGCGTATACAGGGCCACAGAGACCCGGCTTCGGGAGGCCAGTCACAGCCTGGGCCTCTACGGCCAGACACTCGGCTTCCTGGGGCAGGAGCTCAGCCATGGTCGGGATGCAGCCCTGAAGCTCCGAACGAATCTACTGGAGATGCAG GTAGAAGAAGATATTCTGAAACTGCAGGCAGAGGCCACGGCTGAGATGCTGGGGGAAGTGGCCCAGGGGCAGCTGGTGCTCCGGGAGACCATGCAGCGGCTGGAAACGCAGCTGAGGGGCGCCTGGCTGGGCCCTGCCAATCAAGAATTTGAGGCCTTAAAG GCTCGCGCGGACAAGCAGAGTCACGTCATCTGGGCCCTCACTGGCCATGTACAGAGACAGAAGCAAGAGATGGAGGCGCAACAGAGGCGCCTGCGACAGATCCAGGAGAGGTAA